The region CTGCTGGCGCGACGGCTGGTTCGTGCACAAACCCTATTGCGCGGTGGCGCCCTGCCCCTCGGTGACATTGCCTGGATGTGCGGTTTCTCCAGCGCCAGCCACTTCACCCATCGTTTTCGCCAAACCATGGGCGCGACGCCCGGTGAATACCGCCTGGCCTTCTGCACCGCCTGAACCGTCAACCCCGCATCAAGCCTAACGTCTTGGCTTTGGCCACCGCCTGGGTGCGTCGCTCCACGCCGAGTTTGCTGTGAATACGCCGCGCGTGGGTCTTGACGGTGTGCAGCGAAATAAACAGCCGATCGGCAATTTCCAGGTTGGAGTTGCCAAGGGCGATCAAATGCAGCACTTCCAGCTCGCGTTGGCTCAGGGGGTTTTCTGCCACGCCGCCGGGCGACGCCGGTGTCTCCAACCCCAGCTCACTCAATAACCCGGGCGCGCGCAAGCGCAGCTCGCGAATGGCTTGCTGCACCTGGCAACGCGCCGCCAGTTCCAAGCCGGTTTGCAGGGCGTGACGGGCCAGGGCCGTATCGCCCAGGTGCCAGGCCACTTCGCCCAGCACGAGGTGCAATTCGGTTTCCAGGCACAGCATGCCGCGTTGCCGGGCGGTGTCGAGCAAGGCATTGAGCCGCACCATGGGTTGGTCGGCGCAGCCCAGCCGAACCTCGGCCAGCACCAGCAAATACTCCAGGCGTGGAATCAATTCCAGCGTGGCCGGCGGTGCCTGTCGGGCCTGCGGCCCACGGAAGTGGCGCAACACCCGGCGCACCGCCTCCACGGTCAAGTCGGCGCGGCCCTGCTGCAACCAGAAGTGGCCACTGACCAGCAGCAACACCGCGCGATACACCGAGTCCGGCACCTGGCGTTGCTGCATCAAGCGCTCGGCTTCGCGCAGTTGAATAAAGGCCTGGGCGTAATCGCCATGGTTGGCCGCCAGCAGTGCCAGGCCGAGAAACCCGTACAGCACGCGTTTGTCCTGGCTGTGCAGACACATAGTCAGCCCGGCCTCGAAACACTCGCCGGCGAGTGCGTCCTGCCCTTGGCGCAGCGCCAAATGCCCGCGCCGCAGGGCGATGCGCCCCACCAATGGCCCGGCCTTGAGCCGCTGCTGCATCAGCATCGCCTGCACATTTTCGAGCAGGCTTTGCGCCCGATACGGGGCGCCGCGTTGTTCCAATAATTGCGCGTGGTCCAGCTCCAGCAACGCCTCCAGTACCAACGAGCCGTGGGCCCGCGCCAGGCACAGGGCTTCGCGGTTCAACGTTTGGCCGACGTCCAATTCACCGCGCAGCAAGGCTTGCTGGGTCAGGCCCGAGAGGCACATCACCCGCGACGTCCAGGCGTTATCGGGCAAGGCTTGCAAGGCCTCCAGAAAATGTTCGCGGGAACGCTCGGCATCGCCGCCCAGATGCAACAGCCAACCCCATTGCGCCTGCCAGCGGGCCAACAAATGGCGCTGTTGCGCTGCGCTGGGTTGCGGGGCAAATCGGGCAAGCTGGTCGATGCACACGCCCGCCTGGTCAAAACGCCCGGCAAACAGCAGCGCCGCCGTCAACAGCCCCACCAGTTGCGCGGAACCGAGCATCAAGTCATCGCCATGCTGCTCATGCAGGCGCAACAGCAGCAGCGCGTTCTGCTGGCGGAACAGGTCTTCAAAACTGAAGTGCTGTAACAGGCTCACCGCCACTTCGTACTCTTCGGCCAGCAAGGCCTGTTCAAACGCGGCTTGCCAGTCGCGCTCACCGGTAAACCACTGGCAGGCACGCCGATGCCAGGAGCGCTTGGCCGGCCAGGGCTCATCGCATAGCAATCGCGCCAGCGGCGGGAACACTTGAAGCCAATCGGTGGTGTCTTCCCATGGCTGGATAAATGCACCCAGTGCCTGCAAATCCCGCAGGTACTGATCGCCGTCGCCAGAGCCGAACAGGTGCTCACACAAGCTCGGGTTGAAACGCGGCAGATGCGCCAGCACACGCCAGGCATCCGCCAGTTCGACCGGCAAGGTACTGAATAGCTCGTGCTGCAGGTAGTCGAGCAAGGTCTTGTCCGGATGACCGTCGCCCAGCAGGGCGATACGCACACCCGCACACCAACCGGCGCTGAACTGCATCACGCTGTCGACAGTCAGCCCGGGGCCAAGCAATTGCTGGACCTGCGCGGGGCTGAATGCCAACTCACTGCACTCCAACAACTCATCGTCGAGCAACAGCCGTGGCCAGTTGCACACCGGCCGGCGTCGCGCGCCCAGCCACCAGGTCAGTGCCGGGTTGGCGACGTTGAGTAAACGATCGAGCAACGCGTCCAGCCCAGGCGCGGGCAGACGGCAGAAGTCATCCAGAAATATCCACGCCGCGTGCTGCCAGCGGCTGAGGTCGAGCAACAAGCTGGCTTCATCGACAAAGGGCAGCCCCAGGTTGTGCGCCAGACGCTCACAAAATTCGTAGGGGCTGAGGACCGCGCCATTGAGCGGCAGCCAGTAGACCTGGCAGCCTTTCGGCGCCTGCAACGCACATTCTGCGAGCAACGCACTCTTGCCACTGCCGCCCGGCGCGCAGAGCAACTTGACCCTGACGGGCGCTGCGAGCAAAGGCTCGGTCAGGCGCGGGCGCAACAGATGGTGAGCGGACAGCCGTGGCATGAATCCAGGACGGTCCAGGCAGCGTGTCATGGCGGTCATTGCTGCATCCTGCTTTTTATTGTTATGCAACCTGACGCCTACCCTAGTCCTGTGGTCGGCGGTTGTTGAAGAAGTATTCAGCGGGGTGATTGGCAGGCATAAAAAAGCCGGGATTCCACTTCACCCTAAAGTGGAAGACGGTCACTGTGGGAGCTGGCTTGCCTGCGATGGCGATGTAGCAGTGACAGGTGGGCCGGCTGACCCACCTCTATCGCAGGCAAGCCAGCTCCCACAGGTTGATTGCATTTCAAATGGAAGATCAGCGAACGCCCGTAGACCTCAACGCCGCCGGCGTGTAATCCGCCGCCTTGGCCGCAAAGCCGAACACGAAGCTGCTCTTCTCCTCATTTTTCATCCCCAGCGCGATGTAGCGACCGGCGATGATGTCGTACAGGGTTTCCACGGTGTAGGCCGGCACCTGGTGGTCGTAATAGAACTGCGCATGGCCTTCGGCAACACGCCACAGCTGGCCACGGCCGTCGTAGTGGTCCACCAGCGCGACTTGCCAGCTGTCCTCGTCAATGTACATGTGGCGCTTGGCGTAGATATGCCGCTCGCTCGGCTTGACGGTGCCGACCACTTCCCACACCCGGTGCAGCTCGTAACGGGTGAGGTCCTGGTTGATATGCCCGGCCTTGATGATGTCGTCGTACTTGAGGGTCGGCGAGTCCAACTTGTAGCTGTTGTAAGGGATGTACATCTCTTTTTTGCCGACCAGTTTCCAGTCATAGCGGTCGGGAGCGCCGGAGAACATGTCGAAGTTATCGGTGGTGCGCAGGCCGTCGGAGGCAGTGCCTGGGCCGTCATACGACACTTGCGGCGCACGCCGCACGCGGCGCTGGCCGGCGTTGTAGATCCAGGCCAGGCGCGGTTCTTTCACCTGGTCGAGGGTCTCGTGCACCAGCAGCACGTTGCCCGCCAACCGCGCCGGGGCGGTGACCGATTGTTTGAAAAAGCTCAACACGTTGGCCGCCTTGGCCGGGTCGATATCCGGGATAGCCTGCGGCACCGCCACTTCTTCCTCGAAGCGGATCGGCGTGTAGCTGCCGTTCGTCTGCGGGGTGGCCTGGGTGATGATGCGTTTCAGGTTGCCGCCGTGGTAACGGGTGATGTGGTTCCACAGCACTTCCACGCCATTCTTCGGAATCGGGAACGCGTAGTAGCGGTTGCCGGTGAAGTTCTCCAGGCCGTTGCCGTCGTTGATCGCGTGCACATTCAGGGCGCTGCGCTTGATCGACTCATAGATGTCCGGCGGCAGGTTGACCGTGCGGTGCGTCGGGTACACCGGGATCTTGTAGGTCTCGGGGTAGCGCTTGAACATCGCCACCTGGCCGTCGGAGAGTTTGGCCTTGTACTTGTCCACCGTGGCGGCGGTAATCACGAACAGCGGTTTTTCATTGGCAAATGGGTCGGCGAGAAAGCCCTTGCTGTCCACTGCGCCGGCGTTTTTCGGGATGCCGCCCGTCCAGGCCGGGATTGAGCCGTCGGCGTTGCCGGCTTTTTCGGCGCCGACCGGCGTCAGGCTGGTGCCGAGCTTGGCGGCCTCTTCGGGCGACACGGCGGCCAAGACTTGGGCAGCCAGCATACTCAGGGCCATCACTGCAAATAGCTTACGCATAGGTTCTTGTCCTTCCTTAAACCAAGTCAGAAGTTCACGCCGAAGCTGAGGGCGATAAAGTCACGATCGGTGAGGGTGTTGTAGTCGCCGCCAAAAAAGTCGGTGTAGCTGAGGCTGGCGGTGTAGGTGTTGCGGTAGTCCGCATCCACGCCGACGCTGATCGCCTTGGCGCCTTCATTGAACAGGCCGTTGGGGCCATAGCCGCTGACGTCCTGGGACCAGGACAGGTTGGGCTTGAGGTTCACCCCGGCAAACACGTTGTTGTAGTCAAGGATTGCCCGGGCGCGATAACCCCAGGAGTTGGCCGTGACGAAACCATCGGTGTCGCCGCCGAAACCGTAGGCGCCGTACACCGAATCACGGCCGTAGCGCAGTTTGGTTTTGGATTCCAGTCCACCGACGTGCACGAAGGCCGCCTCGCCCACCAGGGTCAGGCGTTCGGCGCCCAGTACCTGGTCGAAGAACTGGGTCATGGTGCTCTGGATCTGAGTGATTTCCTTGCGCCGGTAGCCTGAGTTATCCGAGCCGAACGAACTGCGGATCGGCGAGGCGGTTTGGCCGGCAATCGGGTTGACCAGCGCCAGGGTCAGGTCGGTGGTGTTGAGTTG is a window of Pseudomonas antarctica DNA encoding:
- a CDS encoding LuxR C-terminal-related transcriptional regulator, encoding MTAMTRCLDRPGFMPRLSAHHLLRPRLTEPLLAAPVRVKLLCAPGGSGKSALLAECALQAPKGCQVYWLPLNGAVLSPYEFCERLAHNLGLPFVDEASLLLDLSRWQHAAWIFLDDFCRLPAPGLDALLDRLLNVANPALTWWLGARRRPVCNWPRLLLDDELLECSELAFSPAQVQQLLGPGLTVDSVMQFSAGWCAGVRIALLGDGHPDKTLLDYLQHELFSTLPVELADAWRVLAHLPRFNPSLCEHLFGSGDGDQYLRDLQALGAFIQPWEDTTDWLQVFPPLARLLCDEPWPAKRSWHRRACQWFTGERDWQAAFEQALLAEEYEVAVSLLQHFSFEDLFRQQNALLLLRLHEQHGDDLMLGSAQLVGLLTAALLFAGRFDQAGVCIDQLARFAPQPSAAQQRHLLARWQAQWGWLLHLGGDAERSREHFLEALQALPDNAWTSRVMCLSGLTQQALLRGELDVGQTLNREALCLARAHGSLVLEALLELDHAQLLEQRGAPYRAQSLLENVQAMLMQQRLKAGPLVGRIALRRGHLALRQGQDALAGECFEAGLTMCLHSQDKRVLYGFLGLALLAANHGDYAQAFIQLREAERLMQQRQVPDSVYRAVLLLVSGHFWLQQGRADLTVEAVRRVLRHFRGPQARQAPPATLELIPRLEYLLVLAEVRLGCADQPMVRLNALLDTARQRGMLCLETELHLVLGEVAWHLGDTALARHALQTGLELAARCQVQQAIRELRLRAPGLLSELGLETPASPGGVAENPLSQRELEVLHLIALGNSNLEIADRLFISLHTVKTHARRIHSKLGVERRTQAVAKAKTLGLMRG
- a CDS encoding DUF1329 domain-containing protein gives rise to the protein MRKLFAVMALSMLAAQVLAAVSPEEAAKLGTSLTPVGAEKAGNADGSIPAWTGGIPKNAGAVDSKGFLADPFANEKPLFVITAATVDKYKAKLSDGQVAMFKRYPETYKIPVYPTHRTVNLPPDIYESIKRSALNVHAINDGNGLENFTGNRYYAFPIPKNGVEVLWNHITRYHGGNLKRIITQATPQTNGSYTPIRFEEEVAVPQAIPDIDPAKAANVLSFFKQSVTAPARLAGNVLLVHETLDQVKEPRLAWIYNAGQRRVRRAPQVSYDGPGTASDGLRTTDNFDMFSGAPDRYDWKLVGKKEMYIPYNSYKLDSPTLKYDDIIKAGHINQDLTRYELHRVWEVVGTVKPSERHIYAKRHMYIDEDSWQVALVDHYDGRGQLWRVAEGHAQFYYDHQVPAYTVETLYDIIAGRYIALGMKNEEKSSFVFGFAAKAADYTPAALRSTGVR